The following coding sequences are from one Methanobacterium bryantii window:
- a CDS encoding roadblock/LC7 domain-containing protein translates to MDSDIENQLIKTLNNLDKVEGIDGSLIADDSGNVLCHTLSKGTDTSLFGSMAHVIMSSSTRLLSSANGREIQRVLVESYGGKALFLHMENTYFIVLMEISANVGLVMVSAKRAARDIMKITRGIVWEVPVEKEVLIDSQEEIQATSTLEVLDAHDNTETETVKIENEASEGLETEELNGETVDKLIETEDLKEVFAEVIGTEKLNEIVESEEFKALDIKEAKEKLSEMLEVEELSTVATESETISNEIDIHEIESKVEETEVQIKISEEDLEEVLEENQEDTEEPKSGIPVIKPPISFPKLPENIEIPAGDKEKSDLILNIYESVFLAMSIGASKIMGVSPARGLIKRFLPLDGCKTLLDGVDVKSNSVVDFDKIKENAENIPLNERSNILITDFSKIIDIITENYGKVMGYGAFRGIVRNEFKTINNSYGRAMNDLGIKDKIHPELIVLFK, encoded by the coding sequence ATGGATTCTGATATAGAAAACCAATTAATAAAAACTTTAAATAATTTGGATAAAGTTGAAGGCATAGACGGCAGTTTAATCGCTGATGACAGTGGTAACGTACTCTGCCATACTCTGTCTAAAGGAACAGATACATCTCTTTTTGGCTCAATGGCTCATGTAATTATGAGTTCATCAACAAGGCTGCTGAGTTCAGCGAATGGGAGAGAAATTCAAAGGGTACTGGTTGAATCTTATGGAGGAAAGGCTCTTTTTTTACACATGGAAAATACATATTTCATCGTGCTTATGGAAATATCTGCAAATGTAGGGCTGGTAATGGTTTCTGCTAAAAGAGCGGCAAGAGATATAATGAAAATTACGAGAGGTATAGTTTGGGAAGTTCCAGTTGAAAAAGAAGTACTTATAGATTCTCAGGAAGAAATTCAGGCTACCTCCACTTTGGAAGTATTAGATGCCCATGATAATACAGAAACAGAAACTGTTAAAATTGAAAATGAAGCGTCTGAAGGATTAGAAACTGAAGAACTAAATGGGGAAACAGTGGATAAACTCATTGAAACTGAAGACTTAAAAGAAGTATTTGCAGAGGTCATAGGAACTGAAAAATTAAATGAAATAGTGGAGTCTGAAGAGTTTAAGGCGTTAGATATTAAAGAAGCAAAAGAAAAGCTTTCAGAAATGTTGGAGGTTGAAGAATTATCAACTGTAGCTACAGAATCTGAAACCATATCCAATGAAATAGATATCCATGAAATTGAATCAAAAGTCGAAGAAACTGAAGTTCAAATAAAAATTTCAGAAGAAGACCTTGAAGAAGTTCTGGAAGAAAATCAAGAAGATACTGAAGAACCAAAAAGCGGTATTCCGGTTATAAAACCGCCAATTTCATTCCCAAAACTACCTGAAAACATTGAAATACCTGCTGGAGATAAAGAAAAATCTGATCTGATTTTAAATATATATGAATCTGTATTTCTGGCAATGTCAATCGGAGCAAGCAAAATTATGGGTGTCTCACCTGCAAGAGGGCTTATAAAAAGGTTTTTACCTTTAGATGGATGTAAAACTCTTTTGGATGGTGTTGATGTAAAAAGTAATTCTGTGGTTGATTTTGATAAGATAAAGGAAAATGCTGAAAATATTCCTTTAAATGAAAGATCAAATATACTTATCACTGATTTTAGTAAAATAATTGACATTATAACTGAAAACTATGGTAAAGTAATGGGATATGGAGCTTTTAGAGGAATAGTCCGTAATGAATTTAAAACAATTAATAATTCATATGGAAGAGCCATGAATGATCTTGGAATTAAAGATAAAATTCATCCGGAGTTAATAGTTCTTTTTAAATAA
- a CDS encoding Ni/Fe hydrogenase subunit alpha has translation MKQIEINPVTRIEGHAKITVQLDDSGNVSDAHFHVMEIRGFEKFLEGAAVEEAPRITPRICGICQTAHHLAAAKATDTVFGLQPPEAAKKLRELMLLGQYIHSHALHFYFLGAPDLVLGPDSDPTQRNVIGIIKKDPELAKMAIKTRKVGQDITEVVGGKAIHPVTAVAGGQTKAMSAEERAKLLEATKNAIELIEKGVGVAKPLFEQYAEAIELLGPVETYFGGLTNNGNLEVYDGPMKIIDKAGNSVHEFQSSDYLDYIEEKVQPWSYLKFPYLKQTGFPDGNYRVGPLARLNIADNVPTEKAGALYGEFKDKFGIAQNTLLYHYARLIELMYAAERSMQLLEDDDIVSTEIRQFLSEPLMTRDEARQSSETKRGVGIIEAPRGSLIHDYETDAAGIITRANLVVATGQNNLSMDIGVRETAKALIKGEEVSEGIKNQLEMIIRAYDPCLSCATHAIGEDSPLLVDIHDSEGALLKRHLL, from the coding sequence ATGAAACAGATAGAAATAAATCCAGTAACAAGAATTGAAGGACATGCAAAAATCACAGTTCAGTTGGATGATTCTGGAAACGTTTCAGATGCTCACTTTCATGTAATGGAGATAAGAGGATTTGAAAAATTCCTGGAAGGGGCAGCAGTTGAGGAAGCTCCTAGGATAACTCCACGTATATGTGGAATATGTCAAACTGCCCACCATTTAGCAGCTGCTAAAGCTACTGATACTGTTTTTGGTTTGCAACCTCCAGAAGCCGCTAAAAAACTGAGAGAGCTCATGCTTCTTGGTCAATATATTCACTCACATGCATTACATTTTTATTTCCTGGGTGCACCAGACCTTGTATTAGGACCGGATTCTGATCCTACACAGCGAAATGTGATTGGAATCATTAAAAAAGACCCTGAACTTGCAAAAATGGCAATAAAAACCAGGAAGGTCGGTCAAGATATAACAGAAGTGGTGGGAGGAAAAGCGATACATCCAGTCACTGCTGTTGCAGGTGGACAGACAAAGGCAATGAGTGCTGAAGAAAGGGCTAAACTGTTAGAAGCTACAAAAAATGCTATTGAACTTATAGAAAAAGGTGTTGGAGTAGCAAAACCGCTATTTGAACAGTATGCTGAGGCAATTGAATTATTGGGTCCAGTTGAAACTTATTTCGGTGGTTTAACCAATAATGGCAATCTTGAAGTTTATGATGGTCCTATGAAAATAATTGATAAAGCAGGAAATTCTGTTCATGAGTTCCAATCTTCTGATTATTTGGACTACATAGAAGAAAAGGTACAGCCGTGGTCTTATCTTAAATTCCCATACCTTAAACAAACAGGATTCCCTGATGGTAACTACAGAGTTGGGCCTCTTGCAAGGTTAAATATAGCTGACAATGTTCCAACAGAAAAAGCCGGTGCACTGTACGGTGAGTTCAAAGATAAGTTTGGAATTGCGCAAAACACTCTTCTGTACCATTATGCTCGTCTTATTGAGTTAATGTATGCTGCAGAAAGATCCATGCAGCTTTTAGAGGATGATGATATAGTAAGTACGGAGATAAGACAGTTCCTCAGCGAACCGTTAATGACAAGGGATGAAGCAAGACAGTCCAGCGAAACTAAAAGAGGTGTAGGAATAATAGAAGCCCCAAGGGGATCTCTTATCCATGATTACGAAACAGACGCTGCAGGAATAATAACACGTGCAAACCTTGTGGTTGCAACAGGTCAAAACAATCTCTCTATGGATATTGGAGTAAGAGAAACAGCTAAAGCTCTAATTAAAGGTGAAGAAGTCTCAGAAGGTATTAAAAATCAGCTTGAAATGATTATAAGGGCATATGATCCATGTCTTTCCTGTGCAACCCATGCAATCGGTGAAGACTCACCGCTTTTAGTAGATATACATGACAGCGAAGGCGCTCTCTTAAAAAGGCATTTATTGTAA
- a CDS encoding NADH-quinone oxidoreductase subunit B family protein, producing the protein MVKIALEWLAGCSGCEISILDLHEGIMELLKEADIVYAPVLMDVKEVPDDIDIAIVSGSVRNKENKERLEELRRKSKTLIAYGTCACYGGITGMADLYRPEDVTARIYSDNPSTEAADVPSEVVPELLPIVHPAGDFTEVDYFLPGCPPKELLVWDILMPLIKGEAPDVPKKSVCADCSRWMDHVEFDKLNRRIEGDPDPQKCFLSQGYVCLGSVTLGRCGALCTSAGIPCHGCGGPSLDVLREPSHDVYNGVIKRIAHLSKMPEKDVEKQIRDIGHVIYGFVIGSTIMEDKQVSLIPQLVKK; encoded by the coding sequence ATGGTAAAAATTGCACTTGAATGGCTTGCCGGCTGTTCTGGATGTGAAATTTCGATTCTTGATTTACACGAAGGAATAATGGAATTACTTAAAGAAGCAGATATTGTTTATGCACCAGTTTTAATGGATGTAAAAGAAGTACCAGATGATATTGATATTGCAATAGTTTCTGGTTCTGTACGAAATAAAGAAAACAAAGAAAGGCTTGAAGAATTACGTAGAAAGTCTAAAACATTAATAGCATACGGAACATGTGCATGTTACGGAGGTATAACTGGAATGGCAGATCTTTACCGGCCGGAAGATGTAACAGCAAGGATTTATTCTGACAATCCAAGTACTGAAGCAGCTGATGTGCCTTCAGAAGTAGTTCCAGAATTATTACCAATTGTTCACCCTGCAGGTGATTTCACAGAAGTAGATTATTTTTTACCGGGATGTCCTCCTAAAGAACTTCTTGTTTGGGATATATTAATGCCTTTAATTAAAGGAGAAGCTCCAGATGTTCCTAAAAAGAGCGTATGTGCTGACTGTTCAAGGTGGATGGATCACGTGGAATTTGACAAACTTAACAGGAGAATTGAAGGAGATCCAGATCCTCAAAAATGTTTCTTAAGCCAGGGCTATGTCTGTCTAGGTTCTGTTACACTTGGAAGGTGCGGTGCACTATGTACATCTGCAGGTATCCCTTGCCATGGTTGTGGTGGTCCTTCTCTTGATGTTTTAAGGGAACCAAGCCACGATGTATATAATGGTGTAATAAAAAGGATAGCTCACCTTTCTAAGATGCCAGAAAAGGATGTTGAGAAACAAATAAGAGATATTGGGCACGTAATATATGGATTCGTAATTGGAAGTACAATTATGGAGGATAAACAGGTTTCATTGATCCCTCAGCTGGTCAAGAAATAA
- a CDS encoding hydrocarbon binding protein (contains V4R domain): MEIEHKEIRGDFKPELIPPETGGDINDYEEALHVLMKFVGSMSSALEQVSGRGANAIVYQAGKRMGHEAGKMTEKTDDLEKAMTELSKILGMEFYFEMWKPSDQEGYTIEKGHETIVKLLFMDCVVRQTLRRTGLPQKGPLCYLLYGYMVGAVEEVMSIKGKLDIDHVGPNACLKTLTIGWGGK; this comes from the coding sequence ATGGAAATCGAACATAAAGAAATAAGAGGCGATTTTAAACCTGAACTAATTCCTCCAGAAACTGGTGGAGACATCAATGACTATGAAGAAGCCCTTCACGTTCTTATGAAATTTGTAGGATCTATGTCAAGTGCATTAGAACAGGTTTCTGGGCGCGGTGCAAATGCTATTGTTTATCAGGCCGGGAAGAGAATGGGACATGAAGCCGGTAAAATGACTGAAAAAACCGATGACCTGGAAAAAGCCATGACTGAATTGAGTAAAATACTTGGAATGGAATTTTATTTTGAAATGTGGAAACCATCAGATCAGGAAGGATACACTATTGAGAAGGGCCACGAAACAATTGTAAAACTTTTATTTATGGATTGTGTTGTAAGACAAACTTTAAGAAGGACAGGTTTACCTCAAAAAGGACCATTATGTTATCTTTTGTATGGATACATGGTTGGAGCTGTGGAAGAAGTTATGAGTATCAAGGGAAAACTTGATATAGACCATGTAGGACCAAATGCTTGTCTTAAAACCCTAACTATAGGATGGGGTGGTAAATAA
- a CDS encoding 4Fe-4S dicluster domain-containing protein, protein MCRKDLIGLNIFLNCFKRKNEGIAMVKIKVDEDACVGCGSCVEDCPSDVYELDSEHGKTVVVNEKDCMACLSCHEICPSQALEHDDIHVAKRLYIDRKVNSTISKII, encoded by the coding sequence TTGTGTAGGAAAGATTTAATTGGGTTAAACATCTTTCTAAATTGCTTTAAAAGGAAAAATGAGGGGATTGCTATGGTAAAAATAAAAGTAGACGAGGATGCATGTGTGGGATGTGGGTCTTGCGTTGAGGATTGTCCCAGCGATGTGTATGAATTGGATAGTGAGCATGGTAAGACTGTTGTAGTGAATGAAAAGGATTGTATGGCGTGTTTGTCATGTCACGAGATTTGTCCTTCCCAGGCACTGGAACACGATGATATACATGTTGCTAAAAGACTTTATATTGACCGAAAGGTAAATTCAACTATAAGCAAAATAATATAA
- a CDS encoding 4Fe-4S dicluster domain-containing protein yields MVKIKVDEGACVGCGSCVEDCPNDVYELDSEHGKTVVVNEKDCMACLSCHEICPSQALEHNDIPVAKRLYIDRKVNQVINKIL; encoded by the coding sequence ATGGTAAAAATAAAAGTAGACGAGGGCGCATGCGTTGGATGTGGATCTTGCGTTGAGGACTGCCCAAACGATGTGTATGAATTGGATAGTGAGCATGGTAAGACTGTTGTAGTGAATGAAAAGGATTGTATGGCGTGTTTGTCATGTCACGAGATTTGTCCTTCCCAGGCACTGGAACACAACGACATACCTGTAGCCAAAAGGCTTTATATCGATCGAAAAGTAAACCAGGTTATAAATAAAATATTATAG